In Streptomyces longhuiensis, the following proteins share a genomic window:
- the scy gene encoding polarized growth protein Scy has protein sequence MRGYESQDSRRPAETDHLSRFEAEMDRLKTEREKAVQHAEDLGYQVEVLRAKLHEARRNLASRPAYDGGDIGYQAEQLLRNAQIQADQLRADAERELRDARAQTQRILQEHAEQQSRLQSELHAEAVSRRQQLDQELAERRQTVEAHVNENVAWAEQLRSRSEQQARRLVDESRAEADQALAAARAEAERVATEARQRLTSEAETARAEAEALLRRARTDAERLLNAASTQAQEATDHAEQLRSSTATESDTARRQSAELSRAAEQRLSEADTALREARASAEKVLTEAKDSAAKQLANAESANEQRTRTAKEQVARLVSEATKEAEATKAEAEQAVTDAKEQAEKILAEAGEKARNVTAEETASQLAKAARTAEEVLNKASEDAKATTKAASEEAERLRSEAEAEADRLRGEAHDIAEQLKGAAKDDTKEYRAKTVELQEEARRLRGEAEQLRAEAVDEGERIRSEARREAVQQIEEAARTAEELLAKAKADADELRAGAQTESERVRTEAIERATNLRKQAEETLERTRAEAELHREEAGEQAEATKAEAERAAQELREETERAVAARRAEAADELTRLHTEAEQRLTASETTLTDARAESERIRRETADETERLRAEAAERIRTLQAQAETEADRLRTEAASDASGTRAEAENVAVRLRSEAAAEAERLKSEAQESADRVRAEAAAAAERVATEAAEALSAAQEEAARRRREAEETLGSARQEADQERERAREQSEELLAVARARVEEAQAEAVRLVEEADRRSTEMVGAAEQTAQQVRDSVSGLQEQAQEEIAGLRSAAEHAAERTKHEAQEEADRVRADAYAERERATDDANRVRGEAAAESEAAKSLAERTVSEAITESERMRSEASEHAQRVRTEVSERLASAEQDASRARADAREDANRIRSDAATQADTLITEATSEAERLTNETNAEAERVRAESTAAAEKLVGDATEAAERLTNETNAEAERVRSESVARAEQLVGDATTEAARLHAESTAAADQLTNETLTEAERVRAESVARAEKLIADATGDAERLRAEAADTVGSAQQHAERIRSESERVKAEAAKEAERLTSAARAEAERTLDETRKDANKRRSEAAEQVDKLITEASAEAEKLTSEAQQAALKATADAESQADTMVGAARKEADRLVSEATVEGNSLVEKSRTDADELLVGARRDATAIRERAEELRERITGEIDELHERARRESAEAMKTAGERCDALVKAAEEQLTEAQAKAKEMVSEAGSEASKVRIAAVKKAEGLLKEAGAKKTELTREAERVLSEAQAEAERTVAEGKRELEVLVRRREDINAEISRVQDVLEALESFETPSAGGGAKEGAVKAGAAAGATRSGGKGSDG, from the coding sequence GTGCGGGGCTACGAGAGCCAGGACAGCCGGCGGCCGGCTGAGACCGACCATCTCTCGCGGTTCGAGGCCGAGATGGACCGGCTGAAGACCGAGCGGGAGAAGGCGGTCCAGCACGCCGAGGACCTGGGCTACCAGGTCGAGGTGTTGCGCGCCAAGCTGCACGAGGCGCGCCGCAACCTCGCGTCCCGTCCTGCCTACGACGGCGGGGACATCGGGTACCAGGCCGAGCAGCTGCTGCGTAACGCGCAGATCCAGGCCGACCAGCTGCGCGCCGACGCCGAGCGCGAGCTGCGCGACGCCCGCGCCCAGACGCAGCGCATCCTCCAGGAGCACGCCGAGCAGCAGTCCCGGCTGCAGTCCGAGCTGCACGCCGAGGCCGTCTCGCGTCGCCAGCAGCTCGACCAGGAGCTGGCCGAGCGCCGCCAGACCGTCGAGGCGCACGTCAACGAGAACGTGGCGTGGGCCGAGCAGCTGCGCTCCCGCAGCGAGCAGCAGGCCCGCCGGCTCGTCGACGAGTCCCGCGCCGAGGCCGACCAGGCGCTCGCCGCCGCCCGCGCCGAGGCCGAGCGGGTCGCCACCGAGGCCCGCCAGCGCCTGACGTCGGAGGCCGAGACCGCCCGCGCCGAGGCCGAGGCCCTGCTGCGCCGCGCCCGCACCGACGCCGAGCGCCTCCTGAACGCCGCGTCGACACAGGCGCAGGAAGCCACCGACCACGCCGAGCAGCTGCGCTCGTCCACGGCCACCGAGTCGGACACCGCCCGCCGCCAGTCCGCCGAGCTGAGCCGCGCCGCCGAGCAGCGCCTGTCCGAGGCCGACACGGCGCTGCGCGAGGCGCGCGCGTCGGCGGAGAAGGTCCTCACCGAGGCGAAGGACTCCGCGGCCAAGCAGCTCGCGAACGCCGAGTCGGCGAACGAGCAGCGCACGCGCACCGCCAAGGAGCAGGTCGCCCGGCTCGTCTCGGAGGCCACCAAGGAGGCCGAGGCCACCAAGGCGGAGGCCGAGCAGGCCGTCACCGACGCCAAGGAGCAGGCGGAGAAGATCCTCGCCGAGGCCGGCGAGAAGGCACGCAACGTCACGGCCGAGGAGACCGCCTCCCAGCTCGCCAAGGCCGCCCGCACGGCCGAAGAGGTGCTCAACAAGGCCTCCGAGGACGCCAAGGCCACCACGAAGGCCGCCTCCGAGGAGGCCGAGCGGCTGCGCAGCGAGGCCGAGGCCGAGGCGGACCGGCTGCGTGGCGAGGCGCACGACATCGCCGAGCAGCTCAAGGGCGCCGCGAAGGACGACACCAAGGAGTACCGCGCCAAGACGGTCGAGCTCCAGGAGGAGGCCCGCCGGCTGCGCGGCGAGGCCGAGCAGCTGCGGGCCGAGGCCGTCGACGAGGGTGAGCGGATCCGCAGCGAGGCGCGCCGCGAGGCCGTCCAGCAGATCGAGGAGGCGGCCAGGACCGCCGAGGAGCTGCTCGCCAAGGCGAAGGCGGACGCGGACGAGCTGCGGGCCGGCGCGCAGACCGAGAGCGAGCGGGTCCGCACCGAGGCCATCGAGCGCGCCACGAACCTGCGCAAGCAGGCCGAGGAGACCCTGGAGCGCACCCGCGCCGAGGCCGAGCTGCACCGCGAGGAGGCCGGCGAGCAGGCCGAGGCCACCAAGGCGGAGGCCGAGCGGGCCGCGCAGGAGCTGCGCGAGGAGACCGAGCGCGCGGTCGCGGCCCGGCGGGCCGAGGCCGCCGACGAGCTGACCCGGCTGCACACCGAGGCCGAGCAGCGCCTGACGGCGTCCGAGACCACGCTCACCGACGCGCGGGCCGAGTCGGAGCGCATCCGCCGCGAGACCGCGGACGAGACCGAGCGGCTGCGCGCCGAGGCGGCCGAGCGGATCCGTACGCTCCAGGCGCAGGCCGAGACGGAGGCCGACCGGCTGCGCACCGAGGCCGCGTCGGACGCGTCCGGGACCCGCGCCGAGGCGGAGAACGTCGCCGTACGTCTGCGGTCCGAGGCCGCGGCCGAGGCCGAGCGGCTCAAGTCGGAGGCGCAGGAGAGCGCGGACCGGGTGCGCGCGGAGGCCGCGGCCGCGGCCGAGCGGGTCGCCACGGAGGCCGCGGAGGCGCTGTCCGCCGCCCAGGAGGAGGCCGCCAGACGCCGCCGCGAGGCCGAGGAGACCCTCGGTTCCGCGCGCCAGGAGGCCGACCAGGAGCGCGAGCGGGCCCGCGAGCAGAGCGAGGAACTCCTCGCGGTCGCCCGCGCCCGCGTCGAGGAGGCGCAGGCGGAGGCCGTACGTCTCGTGGAGGAGGCCGACCGGCGCTCCACCGAGATGGTCGGCGCCGCCGAGCAGACCGCGCAGCAGGTGCGCGACTCCGTCTCCGGGCTCCAGGAGCAGGCGCAGGAGGAGATCGCGGGCCTGCGCAGCGCCGCGGAGCACGCGGCCGAGCGCACCAAGCACGAGGCGCAGGAGGAGGCCGACCGGGTCCGCGCCGACGCGTACGCGGAGCGCGAGCGGGCCACCGACGACGCCAACCGCGTCCGCGGCGAGGCCGCCGCCGAGTCGGAGGCCGCCAAGTCCCTTGCGGAGCGCACGGTTTCGGAGGCGATCACCGAGTCGGAGCGGATGCGGTCCGAGGCGTCGGAGCACGCCCAGCGGGTCCGTACGGAGGTCTCCGAGCGGCTCGCGTCGGCCGAGCAGGACGCGTCCCGTGCCCGGGCCGACGCCCGCGAGGACGCCAACCGGATCCGTTCGGACGCCGCCACGCAGGCGGACACCCTCATCACGGAGGCCACGAGCGAGGCCGAGCGCCTCACGAACGAGACCAACGCCGAGGCGGAGCGCGTCCGCGCCGAGTCGACGGCCGCGGCCGAGAAGCTCGTCGGCGACGCCACGGAGGCCGCCGAGCGCCTCACGAACGAGACCAACGCCGAGGCGGAGCGGGTCCGTTCGGAGTCCGTCGCTCGCGCCGAGCAGCTCGTCGGCGACGCCACGACCGAGGCCGCCAGGCTGCACGCGGAGTCCACCGCCGCGGCCGATCAGCTCACGAACGAGACCCTCACCGAGGCCGAGCGGGTGCGCGCCGAGTCGGTCGCCAGGGCCGAGAAGCTCATCGCGGACGCGACCGGGGACGCCGAACGGCTGCGCGCCGAGGCGGCCGACACCGTCGGGTCCGCGCAGCAGCACGCCGAGCGGATCCGCAGCGAGTCGGAGCGCGTCAAGGCGGAGGCGGCAAAGGAGGCCGAGCGGCTCACGTCCGCGGCGCGCGCCGAGGCCGAGCGGACCCTCGACGAGACCCGCAAGGACGCCAACAAGCGCCGCTCGGAGGCCGCCGAGCAGGTCGACAAGCTCATCACGGAGGCGAGCGCGGAGGCCGAGAAGCTGACGTCCGAGGCGCAGCAGGCCGCGCTGAAGGCGACCGCGGACGCCGAGTCGCAGGCCGACACGATGGTCGGCGCGGCCCGCAAGGAGGCCGACCGGCTGGTCTCCGAGGCGACCGTCGAGGGCAATTCCCTGGTGGAGAAGTCCCGTACGGACGCGGACGAGTTGCTCGTCGGCGCGCGCCGCGACGCGACGGCGATCAGGGAGCGCGCCGAGGAGCTGCGCGAGCGCATCACCGGCGAGATCGACGAACTGCACGAGCGGGCGCGGCGCGAGTCCGCCGAGGCCATGAAGACGGCCGGCGAGCGGTGCGACGCGCTGGTGAAGGCCGCCGAGGAGCAGCTCACCGAGGCGCAGGCGAAGGCCAAGGAGATGGTCTCGGAGGCGGGTTCGGAGGCGAGCAAGGTCCGGATCGCCGCCGTGAAGAAGGCCGAGGGCCTGCTCAAGGAGGCCGGGGCGAAGAAGACCGAGCTGACCCGCGAGGCCGAGCGCGTCCTGTCCGAGGCGCAGGCGGAGGCGGAGCGCA
- the mce gene encoding methylmalonyl-CoA epimerase gives MLTRIDHIGIACFDLDKTVEFYRATYGFEVFHSEVNEEQGVREAMLKINETSDGGASYLQLLEPTREDSAVGKWLAKNGEGVHHIAFGTADVDADSADIRGKGVRVLYDEPRIGSMGSRITFLHPKDCHGVLTELVTSAPVESPEH, from the coding sequence ATGCTGACGCGAATCGACCACATCGGAATCGCCTGTTTCGACCTCGACAAGACCGTTGAGTTCTACCGCGCTACCTACGGCTTCGAAGTGTTCCACTCCGAGGTGAACGAGGAGCAGGGCGTGCGCGAGGCCATGCTCAAGATCAATGAGACGAGTGACGGCGGCGCCTCCTACCTCCAGCTCCTCGAGCCCACCCGGGAGGACTCCGCGGTCGGGAAGTGGCTGGCCAAGAACGGCGAGGGCGTCCACCACATCGCCTTCGGCACGGCGGACGTCGACGCCGACTCCGCGGACATCAGGGGCAAGGGCGTACGCGTCCTGTACGACGAGCCGCGCATCGGTTCGATGGGGTCCCGCATCACCTTCCTGCACCCCAAGGACTGCCACGGAGTACTGACCGAACTCGTCACTTCCGCACCGGTTGAGTCACCTGAGCACTGA